The sequence below is a genomic window from Bosea sp. F3-2.
GTCGATCTATGCCGATCTGCACGAGCATTTCGACGATGTCGTGCAGCGGGCGCACCGGGCCCGGGTGATGATCGTCTCGCCCTCGCTGCTGGCTCTGGCGATCCAGCTGATGCAGTCGCTGGTGCGCGATGCGCGGATGCGGGAAGAGGCACAGGTCATCCAGACCGAGGTCGGCAAGCTGCTCGACGACGTACGCCGGCTCGGCGAACGCGTCGACAAGCTCGACAATCATTTCCGCCAGGCGCAGGACGATGTCGGCCAGATCAAGACCTCGGCCGGCAAGGTCACGAGCCGCGCCGAGAAGATCGGCGCGCTCGATTTCGACGACGAGAAGAGCGAGCCGAAACTGCCCTTCGCCAAGGGGCTGGAGTTGAAGGCCGCGGCGGAGTGATCAGCCGCGGTTGAGCACCGCCGACAGCTCCGGCTTCACGTTCAGCGTCTGGAACACGACGCAGTAGCGCTCGGTGAGCTTGAGCAGCGTGTCGAGCTTCTCCTGCGGCGCGTCGCTCTCGACGTCGAAGGAAAGGCGGATCGCCCTGAAGCCGACCGGCGCATCCTTGGCGACGCCGAGCGTGCCGCGGAAGTCGAGATCACCCTCGGCGCGGACCACGCCCTTCTTCAGCTCGATCTCCAGCGCGGTCGCGACCGCCTTCAGGGTCACTCCGGCGCAGGCGACCAGCGCCTCCAGCAGCATGTCGCCGGAGCAGAGCTCGGCGCCCGAGCCGCCGGTGGCCGGATGGAGTCCCGCAAGTGCGATGGCGCGGCCGGTCTCGACCTTGCAGGCGATGTGCTGGTCGTCGAGCTCGCCATGGGCCTTGAGCGTGATGACAGCCGCGTCGGGGGCTTCGCGATACTTGTCCTTGAGCGGCGCCTGCAGGGCACGCAAAGCTGTGACGTCCATGGGCTGAACCTCTCGTTCGAACGGAAAATCGTCTTGAACGGCAGATAGGCTGAGGCTGGTTGGAACACTAGACCGATTATCGATCAAGCTGGATCGGAGAAGCCGTCATTGCGAGGAGCGAAGCGACGAAGCAATCCAGGAATCATAGAGCTCTACGTCCCCCTGGATTGCTTCGCGGAGCCTGTCCTCGGGCTTGCCGAAGGCAAGACCCGGGGGCTCGCAATGACGGTTCGACCTGATCGAAAAGCACTCTAGCCTATTCGGGCCGATGCTCTTGCCCTACCACCACATGCCGGCGGTCTCAGCCGTCCTCTCCTGATGCGGAGCCTCGTCGCGCAGCGATCTGTCAAGCGCGCGCAACGCCTCGCGCTTCGTCGCCTCGAAGGCCGGCGAGAGCCGGTCTCGCGGGCGTGCGAGCGGGTTGTCGAGCTCGTCGAAGATGCGGCCGGGCTTGGGCTGCATCACGATGATGCGGTCGGCGAGCGTCACCGCCTCCTCGACATCATGCGTGACCATGACGACGGTCGGCCGGCTTTCCTGCCAGAGCGACAGCAGATGGCCGTGCAGGCTCGTCCGCGTCGTGGCATCGAGCGCCGAAAAGGGCTCGTCCATCAGCAAGAGCCTCGGCCGAGTGACGAGGGCGCGCGCGATGGCGACGCGCTGCTGCTGGCCGCCGGAGAGCTCGCGCGGCCAGCGCTTCTCATGGCCGGCGAGGCCGA
It includes:
- a CDS encoding OsmC family protein, which gives rise to MDVTALRALQAPLKDKYREAPDAAVITLKAHGELDDQHIACKVETGRAIALAGLHPATGGSGAELCSGDMLLEALVACAGVTLKAVATALEIELKKGVVRAEGDLDFRGTLGVAKDAPVGFRAIRLSFDVESDAPQEKLDTLLKLTERYCVVFQTLNVKPELSAVLNRG
- a CDS encoding ABC transporter ATP-binding protein, with the translated sequence MLSFDRLSKTYADGTLALSSITLDVGRGEILALLGGSGCGKTTLLRLVAGLDRSSEGAIRLDGGAITEPRADVGVIFQEPRLFPWLSVAENVGFGLSHRSAFEREGLVTNALVRVGLAGHEKRWPRELSGGQQQRVAIARALVTRPRLLLMDEPFSALDATTRTSLHGHLLSLWQESRPTVVMVTHDVEEAVTLADRIIVMQPKPGRIFDELDNPLARPRDRLSPAFEATKREALRALDRSLRDEAPHQERTAETAGMWW